One part of the Marmota flaviventris isolate mMarFla1 chromosome 4, mMarFla1.hap1, whole genome shotgun sequence genome encodes these proteins:
- the Mlnr gene encoding LOW QUALITY PROTEIN: motilin receptor (The sequence of the model RefSeq protein was modified relative to this genomic sequence to represent the inferred CDS: inserted 1 base in 1 codon): MGSPWNCSDGPEGAREPPWASLPPCDERRCSTFPLRTLVPVTVVCLGLFAVGVSGNVVTVLLIGRYRDMRTTTNLYLGSMAVSDLLILLGLPFDLYRLWRSRPWVFGSLLCRLSLYLGEGCTYATLLHMTALSVERYLAICRPLRARVLITRRRVRALIGALWAVALLSAGPFFFLVDVEQDPSIYPIVDLNGTEQHTFLSSVPPPLWPSRAPLSSPPSGPEAAAAAALFSRECRPSRARLGTLRVMLWVTTAYFFLPFLCLSVLYGLIGRELWKNRDPLQGPAALGRERSHRQTVRFLLVVVLAFVVCWLPFHVGRIIYINTEDSRMMYFSQYFNIVALQLFYLSASINPILYNLISKKYRAAARKLLLAKRSKPRGFCRSKDTGGALXGDTGVTVGYTETSANTKTMA, encoded by the exons ATGGGTAGCCCCTGGAACTGCAGCGACGGCCCCGAGGGCGCGCGGGAGCCTCCTTGGGCCTCGCTGCCGCCGTGCGACGAGCGCCGCTGCTCCACCTTCCCCCTGAGGACGCTGGTGCCGGTGACCGTCGTGTGCCTGGGCCTGTTCGCCGTCGGGGTGAGCGGGAACGTGGTGACCGTGCTGCTGATCGGGCGCTACCGGGACATGCGGACCACCACCAACTTGTACCTGGGCAGCATGGCCGTGTCCGACCTGCTCATCCTTCTCGGGCTCCCCTTCGACCTGTACCGCCTCTGGCGCTCACGGCCCTGGGTGTTCGGGTCGCTGCTCTGCCGCCTGTCCCTGTACCTGGGCGAGGGCTGCACCTACGCCACTCTGCTGCACATGACAGCCCTCAGCGTCGAGCGCTACCTGGCCATCTGCCGTCCTCTGCGTGCCCGCGTCCTCATCACCCGGCGCCGCGTCCGCGCGCTCATCGGTGCTCTCTGGGCGGTGGCCCTGCTCTCCGCAGGACCCTTCTTTTTTCTGGTGGACGTCGAGCAGGACCCCAGCATCTACCCGATCGTGGACCTTAACGGCACTGAGCAACACACCTTCTTGTCCAGCGTGCCGCCGCCCCTCTGGCCCTCGCGGGCGCCACTGTCGTCCCCGCCCTCCGGACCTGAGGCTGCAGCGGCCGCGGCGCTGTTCAGCCGCGAGTGCAGGCCAAGCCGCGCACGGTTGGGTACATTGCGGGTCATGCTGTGGGTTACCACTGCCTACTTCTTCCTGCCCTTcctgtgcctcagtgtcctctACGGGCTCATCGGGCGAGAGCTGTGGAAGAACCGAGATCCGCTGCAAGGTCCTGCTGCCTTGGGGCGGGAGAGGAGCCACCGGCAGACAGTCCGCTTCCTGC TGGTGGTGGTTTTGGCATTTGTAGTTTGCTGGTTGCCTTTCCACGTTGGCAGAATCATTTACATAAACACCGAAGATTCCCGGATGATGTATTTTTCTCAGTACTTCAACATTGTCGCCCTGCAACTATTCTATCTGAGTGCATCCATCAACCCAATCCTCTACAACCTCATTTCCAAGAAGTACAGAGCAGCCGCCCGTAAACTGCTGCTTGCAAAACGGTCCAAACCAAGAGGTTTCTGCAGAAGCAAGGACACTGGGGGGGCCC GGGGAGACACTGGAGTCACAGTTGGCTACACAGAGACCAGTGCTAACACAAAGACAATGGCCTAA